One Candidatus Thioglobus autotrophicus genomic window, GCGAATTATCTTTTTGGTTGGTCCAGTTGAAGATTACATGGCGAATGTGGTAGTTGCTCAGTTATTATTCCTTGAGTCTGAAAACCCAGATAAAGATATTCATTTATATATCAATTCTCCAGGCGGCTCGGTCACTGCAGGATTGGCAATCTATGACACTATGCAGTTTATTAAGCCTGACGTGTCCACGTTGTGTATTGGCCAGGCAGCGTCTATGGGTGCTTTGTTGTTAACAGCGGGCGCGAAAGATAAGCGTTTTGCTTTGCCAAATGCGAGAATGATGATACACCAGCCATTAGGCGGATTTTCTGGCCAAGCCAGTGATATTGATATTCATGCGCAAGAGATTTTAACGGTGAGAGAAAAACTCAATACCATCTTAAAAACACATACAGGCCAAAGCTTGAAGTCTATCCAAAAAGACACCGATAGAGACAATTTTATGTCGGCAGCAGCTTCTGCTAAATACGGCCTTATTGATAAGGTTATTGATAAGCGCTAAACATTATGGAAGACGATAAAAAAGAACTTTCTTGTTCGTTTTGTGGCAAGGCAAAATCTGAAGTTGAGCGTTTAATTGCCGGTCCTGGTGTTTACATTTGTAACGAATGTATTGAATCTTGCCATGATTTGATTGAAGAACAGTCTGTTAAAGAAGTTAGTGAAGAATACCAAGATTGGGACTATACCCCCATGCAACTTCGTGATTTTTTAAATGACTATGTGATTGGCCAAGATCATGCCAAGAAGGTTTTATCAGTTGCGGTTTACAATCATTACAAGCGTTTAAAAAACGACTATATTGCCAATGATGTAGAGCTTGATAAATCTAACATTTTAATGATTGGTCCAACAGGATCTGGCAAGACATTATTAGCACAAACCTTGGCACGTATTCTGGATGTGCCTTTTACAGTAGCAGATGCCACCACACTTACCGAAGCGGGTTATGTGGGCGATGATGTTGAAAATGTGATTAAAAATCTATTATCAAAATGTGATTTTGATCCGGTTCGTGCAGAGCGCGGTATTATTTTTATTGATGAAATTGATAAGATTTCTCGTCGTTCTGATTCGCCATCAATTACGCGCGATGTGTCTGGCGAAGGTGTTCAGCAAGCCATGCTAAAGCTAATTGAAGGCACTGTTGCTTCTGTGCCACCACAAGGTGGGCGCAAGCATCCAAACCAAGAAACCATCGATGTGGATACATCAAAAATCTTGTTTATCTGTGGCGGTGCATTTGATGGGCTTGATGCTATTATTAATCGCCGCGTTGAAAAAGTTACGGGCATTGGTTTTGCCGCAGCAGTCAAAGACAACAACGAAAAGAAAACATTGACCGATTTATTCGACCTTATTCAGCCTGAAGATTTGATTAAATTTGGTTTAATTCCAGAGTTGGTCGGTCGCTTGCCGGTACAAACTGCCCTAGGTGAACTAGATGAGGCGGCATTAGTACAAATTTTAACCAAGCCTAAAAACTCAGTTGTTAAGCAATTTCAAGAAATTTTTAAACTAGAATCGGTCAAGCTAACCTTTAGAAAGGCATCGTTACTAGCCATCGCTAAGCTGGCGATTAAGCGCAAAACTGGTGCTCGAGGCTTACGCTCTATCTTAGAAGATTTATTATTAGATACCATGTTTGAACTGCCTTCTTTGGAGCAAGTTTCAGAAGTTGTGATTGATAAATCAACCGTTGAAACCGATAAGGCGCCACTCATTGTTTATAAATCTGAAAAGAAGAAAAAATCAGATAAGAAAGCCAGCTAGGTCAATTTTCATTGGAATTATTTGATCGTCAAAAAGATGCTGTAGGTCAGGGTGAAAGAACTCTGTTGGTGTATGTTGAATTGCCAAGTACGCGCAATATCCATAATGCCAAGTCTGAATTTAAAGAGCTAGCCCAATCCTCGGGACTCGATATCATTGAAACTATTCAAGTTAATCGAAATTCGGCACTGGCACAATATTTTATTGGCACCGGAAAGGTAGATGAAATTGCGCAAATGGTGCAAGATTTGGAGCTCGACTTGGTGATTTTTTCACCAGAACTCACCCCTTCCCAAGAGCGAAACTTAGAAAAAACCTTAGCCTGCCAGGTGATGGATCGCACGGGCCTTATTTTGGATATTTTCGCACTCAGGGCCAGCTCTTTTGAGGGTAAATTGCAAGTTGAATTAGCGCAGCTCAGACACCTCTCAACGCGTTTAGTACGCGGCTGGACTCACCTAGAAAGACAAAAAGGTGGTATTGGTATGCGTGGTCCTGGCGAGACTCAGCTGGAAACTGATAAGCGTTTAATTGCTGTGCGCATTAAAAACATTACCAAGCGCCTAGACAAAGTGCACAAACAAAGAGATCTGGGGCGTAAATCACGTACTAAGAACGAACTACCTATGATTGCATTGGCAGGATACACCAATGCCGGAAAATCGACTTTATTTAATACCTTAACTGACGCCAAAGTCTTTGCTCATGATCAATTGTTCGCCACCTTAGACTCGACCATTAGGCGTGTTATTTTGCCTGCCTCTGGAGAAGCTGTAATTGCTGATACGGTAGGCTTTATTCAAGACTTGCCACATGACCTTGTTGATGCCTTTAAATCGACTCTAGAGGAAACTAAGCGCTCTAATGTGCTACTTCATGTTGTTGATGCGGCGGATGAATACAATATTGAGAAAATTGGCCAAGTAGATGAAATTATCGAAGAAATTGGCGCTGGAAAAATTCCAACAATTTTGGTGATGAATAAAATTGACTGCTTAGAAAATTTTGCACCGCGTCTAGATAGAGATGAATTTGGTAGAGTTTATCGAGTTTGGATTTCTAGCATGACAGGCAAAGGTGTTGATTTGTTATATCAAGCCTTAGCAGAGCAACTGAGTGGTATGATGACGCGAGCTAAGATACAGTTGGATGTAAAAAGCGCCTATATTCGTAGTGAAATTCACAATATTGGTTATATCCACAACGAGAAGGTGGATGATTTTGGCCAGTGGATACTTGAAATTAACGTCACGCATCACTATCTATCTAAATTATTAAACAAGAAAGGTGTTAAGCTATTATGGGAACAAAGCCGGAAGTAGAAGAAATCGATTTAAATCTTGAAAATGTTCCATTGCTGCCCCTTAGAGACGTGGTGGTATTTCCACATACGGTCATGCCATTATTTGTTGGTCGACAAACTTCAGTCAATGCGATTACTCAGGCAATGGGCGGCAATAAATATATCTTTTTAGTCACCCAAAAAGACGATAAAGTTGAAAACCCACAATTTAGCGACCTACATGAAGTTGGTACACTGGCTACTATTCTGCAAATGTTAAAACTACCAGACGGCACAATCAAAGTGCTGGTTGAGGGTGTTAAGCGTGCTAAAGTTGAGGCGATTGTTGAGCTGGAAGAATACAGTGAGGTAAGCCTAAGCGATTTAAGTCTAGAGGGCGAGAATGAAACTGAAGTAAAAGCGATGATGAGATTGGCGCTTGAAAGTTTCGAGCAATACATCAAGCTTAATAAAAAAATCCCAGAAGAAGTCTTAAAAATGCTCAAAGATGTGAGCGATGTTGAGCGTTTTAGTGATGTGATTATTGCCAACTTATCGCTTAAAGTTTCAGAAAAGCAAGCGTTATTAGGTGGGAACAACTCTCAAGATAGACTCGATAAAATCTTAACGGTTATCCAAAGTGAGATTGAAGTGCTCGATACAGAGCATAAGATCCAATCACGCGTACGCAAGCAAATGGAAGGCAATCAGCGCGATTATTATCTGAATGAGCAAATGAAGTCCATTCAAAAAGAGCTGGGCAATGCAGAAGATGAAAATGAAATAGAAGAATTACAGCTAAGCATTAACAAAGCGAAAATGCCTAAAGCTGCCAAAGAAAAAGCACAAAGCGAGCTTAAAAAACTTTCGCGTATGTCCTCTAACTCGTCAGATGCGTCAATTATTCGTACTTATATTGAAAATTTGTGTGAAGTGCCTTGGAAGAAAAAAACCATTATCAATAAAGATCTAAAGAAAGCACAGAAAATCTTGGATGATGATCATTATGGTTTGGATAAAGTCAAAGAACGAATCTTAGAGCACTTGGCGGTACAAACTCGAGTTAGTCACAATAAAGCCAATATTTTGTGTCTTGTTGGTCCTCCAGGTGTGGGTAAAACATCACTCGGTGAATCAATCGCCAAAGCAGTTAATCGTAAATACGTGCGCATGGCGCTAGGCGGCGTTCGTGATGAGGCAGAAATTCGTGGTCACAGGCGTACTTATATTGGCGCCATGCCAGGCTCGATTGTTCAAAAAATGCAAAAAGTGAAGGTAAAAAACCCTTTATTTTTGCTTGATGAAATTGAGAAAATGGCCAGTGATTACCGTGGAGACCCTTCTTCAGCTATGCTTGAAGTACTAGATCCAGAGCAAAATCATACCTTTAATGATCATTACCTAGAGGTGGATTATGACCTCTCGCAAGTGATGTTTGTGGCAACTGCTAACTCACTTGATTTACCCCAGCCATTATTAGATCGAATGGAAATTATTGAACTGTCTGGATACACTGAGGACGAAAAAGTTCAAATTGCCAAGCGTCATTTGCTTAAACAAGCAATGGACAATAACGGCATTAAAGCGGGCGAGATTAATTTTAAAGATTCTGCGATTTTGGATATTATTCGTTACTACACTCGTGAAGCGGGTGTACGAGGACTTAATAGAACTATTAGCACAATCTGTCGAAAAGTGGTGAAAGAGGTGGTTTTAAAGAAGCGCAAAACCAAGGCAACCATCACTGATAAAAATTTAGAAAAGTATCTAGGCGTTAAAAAACATCGCTTTGGCTTAGCTGAAGAAAACAATCAAGTGGGCGAAGTAACAGGCCTTGCTTGGACATCTGTTGGCGGTGATTTACTCACCATTGAGGCTACAGCTTACAAAGGCAAAGGCAAGCTTAATTACACGGGCCAATTAGGTGACGTGATGAAAGAGTCAATCCAAGCAGCAATGAGTGTTACTCGTACGCGTGCCAAAGAATTAGGCATTGCTGATGATTTCCAGGAGAAGCTAGATATCCATATTCACGTGCCTGATGGCTCCACCCCAAAGGATGGTCCAAGTGCTGGTGCAGCAATGTGTACAGCTTTGGTGTCAGTGTTAACGGGTAGAAAGGTGAAGGCAGATGTGGCGATGACAGGTGAGATTACCTTGCGAGGTGAAATCACTCCCATTGGCGGCCTTAAAGAAAAAATGTTGGCCGCACTTCGTGGCGGCATTAAGACGGTCATCATTCCAGATGATAATGAACGCGAACTTTCTGAAGTGCCTGAGAAAATCAAAGGCAAGTTAAATGTCATTAAAGTCAAGTGGATTGATGAAGTGTTAGATATTGCTTTAGAGAAATAATCCAACCCAATAAAAAAGGCGCTTTAAGCGCCTTTTTTATTGGGGTATTTTTTTTGACCAAGGTCTAATGTAAGAATAATCTTGCTGTTGCAATACTAAGTAGTATTTTTTTCATGATTCTCCCCCGAGAGTTATTCTACCTGCTTTTGTAGTTTTGCATAATAAAAGCCATCAAACTCATGAGTGGGTAGTTGTTGCCGGCCAATAGAAGTCTTGATTCCCCAGTCTAGATCGATTTTTATTTCGCTAGCATCATTTCGATCATTTAAAAAGTTGGCAATTTGAAACTCATTTTCTGCTTTTAAAACAGAGCAAGTGGCATATAGCAGAGTACCGCCAGGTTTTAGCATTTGCCAAAGGTTGTCTAATATTTGAGCTTGAAGCTTGACTAGATTAACAATATCTTTGGGCTTTCTTAAGAGTTTAATATCAGGATGTCTGCGGATAACCCCGGTGGCTGAACAAGGTGCATCTAGCAGGATTTTGTCAAACAATTCACCGTCCCACCAGTCTTGTTGTTGAGCATTGCCCTGGACGATATCAATACTGTTAATATCAAAGCGCTGAGCATTTTGTTTGACTCGTTCTAAGCGTTCTAAATCGCTATCAAGTGCGATAATTTTTGCTTTTGGCGCCAGCTCATGGAGATGAGTGGTTTTGCCACCTGGTGCGCTACAAGCATCAAGAATTATATCGGTATTTTTCGGCTCGAGAAGTGCTGCTGCTAGTTGGGCTGAAGCGTCTTGCACGTAGCATGATCCAGATTCAAAATCGGGTAAATCATAAACACTAACGGGTTTTTCAAGCACTAAGGCCTGAGGCGCAACACTTACAGTATCAGCATTAATGCCGCATTCAGCTAGCTCTTGTTGGTATTCAGCAAGTGTATATTTAGGATGAATGCGAATAGTCATCGGTGCTTGAGTGTTATTTTGGGTAAAAATTTGTTCAAAATTATCTGGGTAACTTTGTTTGATTTTTTTTACCATCCAAGTTGGGTGGGAATAATGCACTTGTTTTTTAAGCTGCTCTTGGTCGCGATCAATTTGTCTAAGTATGGCATTAACCAAGCCTTTAGCCCACGCTTTATCAAGCTCATTAAGCACATTTACAGTTTCGTAGATGCTGGCATGAATAGCGACTTTAGAATATAGAATTTGATAAGCACCTAAGAGCATTAAGCAATGAATATCCAAATCTTCTTTTTCCAAAGAATGATTAAGCAGGTCGGTTACTATGTCGTTCAGTTGGTGATAAAAACGAATGGTACCAAATACTAAGGATTTAGTTAGGGCGCTATCATCCTGATGATAAACAATAGAGGATAAAGAGCGTTTGTCTAAAACAACGGAGCAAATTACCTCTAGTGCGACTGATCGAGCGTGGCTAGTTTCCAAGAGTAG contains:
- the rsmB gene encoding 16S rRNA (cytosine(967)-C(5))-methyltransferase RsmB, giving the protein METSHARSVALEVICSVVLDKRSLSSIVYHQDDSALTKSLVFGTIRFYHQLNDIVTDLLNHSLEKEDLDIHCLMLLGAYQILYSKVAIHASIYETVNVLNELDKAWAKGLVNAILRQIDRDQEQLKKQVHYSHPTWMVKKIKQSYPDNFEQIFTQNNTQAPMTIRIHPKYTLAEYQQELAECGINADTVSVAPQALVLEKPVSVYDLPDFESGSCYVQDASAQLAAALLEPKNTDIILDACSAPGGKTTHLHELAPKAKIIALDSDLERLERVKQNAQRFDINSIDIVQGNAQQQDWWDGELFDKILLDAPCSATGVIRRHPDIKLLRKPKDIVNLVKLQAQILDNLWQMLKPGGTLLYATCSVLKAENEFQIANFLNDRNDASEIKIDLDWGIKTSIGRQQLPTHEFDGFYYAKLQKQVE
- the hflX gene encoding ribosome rescue GTPase HflX, with amino-acid sequence MELFDRQKDAVGQGERTLLVYVELPSTRNIHNAKSEFKELAQSSGLDIIETIQVNRNSALAQYFIGTGKVDEIAQMVQDLELDLVIFSPELTPSQERNLEKTLACQVMDRTGLILDIFALRASSFEGKLQVELAQLRHLSTRLVRGWTHLERQKGGIGMRGPGETQLETDKRLIAVRIKNITKRLDKVHKQRDLGRKSRTKNELPMIALAGYTNAGKSTLFNTLTDAKVFAHDQLFATLDSTIRRVILPASGEAVIADTVGFIQDLPHDLVDAFKSTLEETKRSNVLLHVVDAADEYNIEKIGQVDEIIEEIGAGKIPTILVMNKIDCLENFAPRLDRDEFGRVYRVWISSMTGKGVDLLYQALAEQLSGMMTRAKIQLDVKSAYIRSEIHNIGYIHNEKVDDFGQWILEINVTHHYLSKLLNKKGVKLLWEQSRK
- the lon gene encoding endopeptidase La, giving the protein MGTKPEVEEIDLNLENVPLLPLRDVVVFPHTVMPLFVGRQTSVNAITQAMGGNKYIFLVTQKDDKVENPQFSDLHEVGTLATILQMLKLPDGTIKVLVEGVKRAKVEAIVELEEYSEVSLSDLSLEGENETEVKAMMRLALESFEQYIKLNKKIPEEVLKMLKDVSDVERFSDVIIANLSLKVSEKQALLGGNNSQDRLDKILTVIQSEIEVLDTEHKIQSRVRKQMEGNQRDYYLNEQMKSIQKELGNAEDENEIEELQLSINKAKMPKAAKEKAQSELKKLSRMSSNSSDASIIRTYIENLCEVPWKKKTIINKDLKKAQKILDDDHYGLDKVKERILEHLAVQTRVSHNKANILCLVGPPGVGKTSLGESIAKAVNRKYVRMALGGVRDEAEIRGHRRTYIGAMPGSIVQKMQKVKVKNPLFLLDEIEKMASDYRGDPSSAMLEVLDPEQNHTFNDHYLEVDYDLSQVMFVATANSLDLPQPLLDRMEIIELSGYTEDEKVQIAKRHLLKQAMDNNGIKAGEINFKDSAILDIIRYYTREAGVRGLNRTISTICRKVVKEVVLKKRKTKATITDKNLEKYLGVKKHRFGLAEENNQVGEVTGLAWTSVGGDLLTIEATAYKGKGKLNYTGQLGDVMKESIQAAMSVTRTRAKELGIADDFQEKLDIHIHVPDGSTPKDGPSAGAAMCTALVSVLTGRKVKADVAMTGEITLRGEITPIGGLKEKMLAALRGGIKTVIIPDDNERELSEVPEKIKGKLNVIKVKWIDEVLDIALEK
- the clpP gene encoding ATP-dependent Clp endopeptidase proteolytic subunit ClpP, yielding MGISNLNQIPMVVEQSARGERSYDIYSRLLKERIIFLVGPVEDYMANVVVAQLLFLESENPDKDIHLYINSPGGSVTAGLAIYDTMQFIKPDVSTLCIGQAASMGALLLTAGAKDKRFALPNARMMIHQPLGGFSGQASDIDIHAQEILTVREKLNTILKTHTGQSLKSIQKDTDRDNFMSAAASAKYGLIDKVIDKR
- the clpX gene encoding ATP-dependent Clp protease ATP-binding subunit ClpX produces the protein MEDDKKELSCSFCGKAKSEVERLIAGPGVYICNECIESCHDLIEEQSVKEVSEEYQDWDYTPMQLRDFLNDYVIGQDHAKKVLSVAVYNHYKRLKNDYIANDVELDKSNILMIGPTGSGKTLLAQTLARILDVPFTVADATTLTEAGYVGDDVENVIKNLLSKCDFDPVRAERGIIFIDEIDKISRRSDSPSITRDVSGEGVQQAMLKLIEGTVASVPPQGGRKHPNQETIDVDTSKILFICGGAFDGLDAIINRRVEKVTGIGFAAAVKDNNEKKTLTDLFDLIQPEDLIKFGLIPELVGRLPVQTALGELDEAALVQILTKPKNSVVKQFQEIFKLESVKLTFRKASLLAIAKLAIKRKTGARGLRSILEDLLLDTMFELPSLEQVSEVVIDKSTVETDKAPLIVYKSEKKKKSDKKAS